Proteins from a single region of Bogoriella caseilytica:
- the lysA gene encoding diaminopimelate decarboxylase, which yields MSEPTRHDGVLADGAHDAAAEVAAEAVTSARPAPEPDGRPASVWSTGVCRSDDGALSVAGADLRAVAAEHGTPAYVVDEADLRARARSYAEAFAAAFAESEGLAGADVYYAGKAFLSLAVARWVHSEGLRIDTSTAGELAVALRAGVPGEHIGLHGNNKSDEELVTAIEHRVGRIVVDSLGEIERVAALAAERGVRAPVMVRVTTGVHAGGHDFIATAHEDQKFGLSLASGAARQAFEEILAAPSLNLIGVHSHIGSQILDLAGFEAAARSVLQLRAEIAEETGHLMPEVDLGGGYGIRYTGADDEPPSPAQIATGLATIVHAVCAELGTEIPRISVEPGRSIAGPAGLTLYRVGAVKPVALDGGGERLYVSVDGGMSDNIRPALYGAAYTAALANRTSAVEHVTARVVGKHCESGDIVVHDVALPADIGPGDLLAVPATGAYGRSMASQYNLVPRPPVLAVTEGQVRPIMRRETLEDLLALDLG from the coding sequence ATGAGCGAGCCCACCCGTCACGACGGCGTCCTCGCCGACGGCGCACACGACGCGGCCGCCGAGGTCGCCGCTGAAGCGGTGACCAGCGCGCGCCCTGCTCCCGAGCCCGACGGTCGCCCTGCCAGCGTGTGGTCTACCGGCGTGTGCCGCAGCGACGACGGCGCCCTGAGCGTCGCCGGGGCAGACCTGCGCGCCGTCGCCGCTGAGCACGGCACACCCGCCTATGTGGTCGATGAGGCCGATCTTCGCGCCCGCGCCCGCAGCTACGCCGAAGCCTTCGCCGCCGCCTTTGCCGAGAGCGAAGGCTTGGCCGGCGCCGATGTCTACTATGCGGGCAAGGCCTTCCTCTCGTTGGCTGTGGCCCGGTGGGTGCACTCCGAGGGCCTGCGCATCGATACCTCCACTGCCGGTGAGCTCGCCGTGGCGCTGAGGGCCGGCGTGCCGGGCGAGCACATCGGCCTGCACGGCAACAACAAGTCCGACGAGGAACTCGTGACCGCGATCGAGCACCGGGTGGGTCGCATCGTGGTCGACTCCCTCGGCGAGATCGAGCGCGTCGCCGCTCTGGCCGCCGAGCGCGGGGTCCGGGCCCCGGTGATGGTCCGAGTGACGACTGGGGTGCATGCCGGCGGGCACGACTTCATCGCCACCGCGCACGAGGACCAGAAGTTCGGCCTCTCGCTGGCCTCCGGTGCCGCGCGGCAAGCCTTCGAGGAGATCCTCGCCGCGCCGTCGCTGAACCTGATCGGCGTGCACTCGCACATCGGCTCCCAGATCCTCGACCTCGCCGGCTTCGAGGCCGCAGCCCGGTCCGTGCTGCAGCTGCGCGCCGAGATCGCCGAGGAGACCGGGCACCTGATGCCCGAGGTGGACCTCGGCGGCGGCTACGGCATCCGCTACACCGGCGCGGACGATGAACCGCCCAGCCCGGCGCAGATCGCCACCGGATTGGCGACCATCGTGCACGCCGTATGCGCGGAACTGGGTACCGAGATCCCGCGGATTTCGGTGGAGCCGGGCCGCTCCATCGCCGGTCCGGCCGGGTTGACCCTCTATCGCGTGGGCGCCGTCAAGCCGGTCGCGCTCGACGGCGGGGGAGAGCGGCTCTACGTCTCCGTCGACGGCGGCATGAGCGACAACATCCGCCCCGCGCTCTACGGCGCCGCCTACACCGCGGCGCTCGCGAACCGCACCAGCGCGGTCGAGCATGTCACTGCACGCGTGGTGGGCAAGCACTGCGAGTCCGGCGACATCGTGGTGCACGACGTCGCCCTGCCCGCCGACATCGGCCCGGGCGATCTGCTTGCCGTGCCGGCGACCGGAGCCTATGGCCGCTCCATGGCCAGTCAGTACAACCTGGTGCCCCGCCCCCCGGTACTGGCGGTGACCGAGGGGCAGGTCCGGCCGATCATGCGCCGCGAAACCCTCGAGGATCTGCTCGCCCTCGACCTCGGGTAG
- the argS gene encoding arginine--tRNA ligase yields MTPEQLSAVIRSVLLDAVAAGEIALASDDVPEPKVERPRQREHGDWATNIAMQLAKKAGANPRALAETLAARLNATEDVTAEVAGPGFLNLRIAASAAGELARSIVEAGETYGRNEAFAGERVNLEFVSANPTGPIHIGGVRWAAVGDSLARVMTASGAEVTREYYFNDHGAQIDRFARSLLARARGEQAPEDGYGGQYIEDIATRVTADADAAGEPAPASLADAEAIEVFRARGVALMFDEIKQSLADFGVTFDVYFHEDSLHESGAVERAIARLREAGHIFEADGATWLRTTDFGDDKDRVIIKSDGETAYIAGDIAYYLDKRERGFDRCYIMLGADHHGYVGRMMAVCAAFGDTPHVNLELLIGQMVNLVREGQPVRMSKRAGTVVTLEDLVDAVGVDAARYSLARYSSDQNIDLDLDLLTSQSNDNPVYYVQYAHARTRNVARNAAEHGVSREGFDPSTLTHDTESILLAALGQFPAVVAHAAELREPHRVARYLEQLAANYHTWYGQCRVTPRGDETVEAVHTARLWLNDATAQVLANGLGLLGVSAPERM; encoded by the coding sequence GTGACACCAGAACAGCTCTCCGCCGTGATCCGCTCCGTCCTGCTCGACGCCGTTGCCGCAGGCGAGATCGCTCTCGCCTCCGACGACGTGCCCGAGCCCAAGGTGGAGCGACCCCGGCAGCGGGAGCACGGCGACTGGGCCACGAACATCGCCATGCAACTGGCCAAGAAGGCCGGCGCGAACCCGCGGGCGCTCGCCGAGACCCTCGCCGCCCGGCTGAACGCCACCGAGGACGTCACGGCCGAGGTGGCCGGGCCCGGCTTCCTCAACCTGCGCATCGCGGCCTCGGCTGCTGGTGAGCTCGCTCGCAGCATCGTCGAGGCGGGCGAGACCTATGGCCGCAACGAGGCCTTCGCCGGGGAGCGCGTGAATCTGGAGTTCGTCTCCGCCAACCCCACCGGCCCGATCCACATCGGTGGCGTGCGCTGGGCGGCTGTGGGGGACAGCCTCGCCCGGGTGATGACCGCCTCGGGCGCCGAGGTGACCCGCGAGTACTACTTCAATGACCATGGCGCCCAGATCGACCGCTTCGCCCGCTCGCTGCTGGCCCGTGCCCGCGGTGAGCAGGCACCTGAGGACGGCTATGGCGGGCAGTACATCGAGGACATCGCGACGCGAGTGACCGCTGACGCCGACGCCGCTGGTGAGCCTGCGCCCGCCTCCCTGGCGGACGCCGAGGCCATCGAGGTCTTCCGCGCTCGCGGGGTCGCGCTGATGTTCGACGAGATCAAGCAGTCGCTCGCGGACTTCGGCGTCACGTTCGACGTCTATTTCCACGAGGACTCCCTGCACGAGTCCGGCGCCGTCGAGCGGGCAATCGCCCGGCTGCGCGAGGCGGGTCACATCTTCGAGGCAGACGGAGCCACCTGGCTGCGCACCACCGACTTCGGTGACGACAAGGACCGCGTCATCATCAAGTCCGACGGGGAGACCGCCTACATCGCGGGCGACATCGCCTACTACCTCGACAAGCGCGAGCGCGGATTCGACCGCTGTTACATCATGCTCGGCGCGGACCATCACGGGTACGTGGGCCGGATGATGGCGGTGTGCGCGGCCTTCGGTGACACCCCGCACGTCAACCTCGAGCTGCTCATCGGCCAGATGGTGAACCTCGTGCGCGAGGGCCAGCCGGTGCGGATGTCCAAGCGTGCCGGAACTGTGGTCACTCTCGAGGATCTGGTGGACGCCGTCGGCGTGGACGCCGCGCGCTACTCCCTCGCCCGCTACTCCTCCGATCAGAACATTGACCTGGACCTGGATCTGCTCACCTCGCAGAGCAACGACAACCCGGTCTACTACGTGCAGTACGCGCACGCCCGCACCCGCAACGTGGCGCGCAACGCCGCCGAGCACGGCGTGAGCCGGGAGGGTTTCGACCCCTCGACGCTCACCCATGACACCGAATCGATCCTGCTGGCGGCGCTTGGGCAGTTCCCAGCCGTGGTCGCTCACGCTGCCGAGCTGCGTGAGCCGCACCGGGTGGCTCGCTACCTGGAGCAGCTCGCCGCGAACTATCACACCTGGTACGGGCAGTGCCGCGTGACCCCGCGCGGCGACGAGACCGTCGAAGCCGTGCACACCGCGCGCTTGTGGCTGAACGACGCCACCGCGCAGGTGCTCGCCAACGGTCTCGGCCTGCTCGGTGTCAGCGCACCGGAGCGGATGTGA
- the thrC gene encoding threonine synthase: MAHLWRGIIAEYHDRLPVDAERAVSLGEGGTPLVEAHAISERTGARVYLKVEGANPTGSFKDRGMTTAMTQVVAEGAELVVCASTGNTSASAAAYASAAGLGCAVILPAGKIAAGKLAQAVVHGATLLAVDGNFDDCLNLARALAKDYPAALVNSVNPYRLQGQKTAAFEIVDALGAPPDIHVLPVGNAGNISAYWLGYSEYAGRATAASMLPANDLPEAVTDRVPQMWGVQAAGAAPFVKGAPVEHPETVATAIRIGAPASWDLAAAARDDSGGRIDAVEDLEILEAQALLAAEAGVFVEPASAASVAGLLARAEAGEVPAGATVVCTVTGNGLKDTVTALAHHTGGHGELASEPIAADLPAVVRALGL, translated from the coding sequence ATGGCCCACCTCTGGCGCGGCATCATCGCCGAGTACCACGACCGCCTCCCGGTTGATGCCGAGCGCGCGGTCTCGCTGGGGGAGGGCGGCACACCGCTGGTCGAAGCCCATGCGATCAGTGAACGCACAGGAGCGCGGGTGTACCTCAAGGTCGAGGGCGCCAACCCCACCGGCTCCTTCAAGGACCGCGGCATGACCACCGCCATGACCCAGGTGGTGGCCGAGGGCGCCGAACTGGTCGTCTGTGCCTCCACCGGCAACACCTCGGCCTCGGCCGCCGCGTACGCATCGGCCGCCGGACTGGGCTGCGCCGTCATCCTCCCGGCGGGCAAGATCGCCGCGGGCAAGCTCGCCCAGGCCGTGGTGCACGGCGCCACCCTGCTGGCCGTGGACGGTAACTTCGACGACTGCCTGAACCTCGCGCGCGCCTTGGCCAAGGACTACCCGGCAGCGCTGGTGAACTCGGTGAACCCCTACCGGCTCCAGGGCCAGAAGACCGCCGCCTTCGAGATCGTCGATGCGCTCGGCGCCCCGCCCGACATCCACGTGCTGCCGGTCGGCAACGCGGGGAACATCTCCGCCTACTGGCTGGGTTACAGCGAGTACGCCGGCCGCGCGACGGCCGCCTCGATGCTCCCAGCAAACGACCTCCCCGAGGCCGTCACCGACCGGGTGCCGCAAATGTGGGGCGTCCAGGCCGCCGGGGCAGCGCCCTTCGTCAAAGGCGCGCCCGTTGAGCACCCCGAGACCGTGGCCACCGCCATCCGCATCGGCGCGCCGGCCTCCTGGGATCTCGCCGCCGCCGCTCGGGACGACTCGGGCGGCCGCATCGACGCCGTGGAAGACCTCGAGATCCTCGAAGCCCAGGCCCTGCTGGCCGCCGAGGCCGGCGTCTTCGTCGAGCCCGCCTCGGCCGCCTCGGTGGCCGGTCTGCTCGCCCGCGCGGAGGCGGGGGAGGTTCCCGCCGGCGCCACGGTGGTCTGCACGGTGACCGGCAACGGCCTGAAGGACACCGTCACCGCTCTGGCGCACCACACCGGCGGCCACGGCGAGCTGGCCTCGGAGCCGATCGCGGCAGACCTGCCGGCCGTCGTCCGCGCGCTCGGCCTGTAG
- a CDS encoding ABC transporter ATP-binding protein translates to MTFSLNPGLTVLVGRNGAGKTSLMRILCGLTAPSAGRVLRDGLDVFDGGALTAHHRELGWLPQDARVHPRMTVGRLLRYSAWLYEIPRQETQRRIAEVVDRCDIGGFLIRRIGTLSGGERQRVVLAAVLLKAPPLLVLDEPNSGLDPAQQTHLLRIVRALDGVTVLLSTHAVDEAVSAADKVAVIGSGALVHELDSHELQALGESAGAVVRRYVLETTS, encoded by the coding sequence GTGACCTTCAGTCTCAACCCTGGCCTGACGGTACTCGTCGGGCGAAATGGCGCCGGAAAGACCTCGCTGATGCGGATCCTCTGCGGGCTCACCGCACCTAGCGCCGGACGCGTGCTCCGCGACGGTCTGGACGTGTTCGACGGCGGAGCCCTCACAGCGCATCATCGCGAGCTCGGCTGGTTACCGCAAGATGCGCGGGTGCACCCCAGAATGACGGTCGGCCGCCTTCTGCGTTACTCGGCATGGCTCTATGAGATCCCTCGGCAGGAGACTCAGCGGCGGATCGCTGAGGTCGTGGACCGCTGTGACATCGGTGGCTTTCTGATTCGGCGTATTGGCACACTCTCCGGTGGTGAACGTCAACGGGTAGTCCTGGCGGCCGTGCTCCTCAAGGCGCCGCCGCTGCTCGTGCTGGACGAACCGAACTCCGGACTCGATCCCGCGCAGCAGACGCACTTGCTCCGGATCGTGCGTGCACTCGATGGCGTGACCGTCCTCCTGTCCACCCATGCGGTTGACGAGGCAGTCTCGGCGGCAGACAAGGTCGCCGTCATCGGGAGTGGTGCTCTGGTGCATGAACTCGACTCCCACGAACTCCAGGCACTTGGCGAATCCGCAGGTGCGGTCGTTCGTCGGTACGTCCTGGAGACCACGAGCTGA
- the rpmE gene encoding 50S ribosomal protein L31: MKQGLHPEYVVTNVTCTCGNTFTTRSSETSGEIRADVCSACHPFYTGKQKILDTGGRVARFQARYGKKDK, from the coding sequence ATGAAGCAGGGCCTTCACCCTGAGTACGTCGTCACGAACGTGACCTGCACCTGCGGGAACACCTTCACCACCCGCAGCTCCGAGACTTCCGGCGAGATCCGCGCCGACGTCTGCAGCGCCTGCCACCCCTTCTACACCGGCAAGCAGAAGATCCTGGACACCGGTGGCCGGGTGGCGCGCTTCCAGGCGCGATACGGCAAGAAGGACAAGTAG
- the thrB gene encoding homoserine kinase — MRIVRDRVLVRVPATSANLGPGFDVLGLALGLWDEITVRAIAGESLVHVDGEGAGQVPTDESHLVVRAVRAGLEAAGAPQAGLELHCRNAIPHGRGLGSSAAAVVAGLLAARGMLSEPEALDDARILALATEFEGHPDNAAPAIHGGATLTWSDSEGPHAERVPLGESMRPTVLVPGERLSTSAARQALPTHVPLVEATFNISRAALLILALGGRPELLLPATADRLHQSRRAGVMAPTLEAVTALREAGWPAVVSGAGPSVLVFEALDSATSEALSARGWRVLHPDVARRGAEIVTL; from the coding sequence GTGCGCATCGTGCGAGACCGGGTGCTCGTCCGAGTTCCCGCCACCTCGGCGAACCTCGGCCCCGGTTTCGACGTGCTCGGCCTCGCCCTCGGCTTATGGGACGAGATCACCGTGCGCGCGATCGCCGGCGAATCGCTGGTGCACGTGGACGGCGAGGGGGCCGGCCAGGTGCCGACGGATGAGAGCCACCTGGTGGTGCGTGCGGTGCGCGCAGGCCTGGAGGCCGCCGGCGCCCCGCAAGCGGGCCTGGAGCTGCACTGCCGGAACGCCATCCCGCACGGGCGCGGCCTGGGATCCTCCGCGGCCGCCGTGGTGGCCGGTCTACTCGCCGCGCGGGGCATGCTCTCCGAGCCCGAGGCGCTGGACGACGCACGCATCCTCGCGCTCGCCACAGAGTTCGAGGGACATCCGGACAACGCCGCACCGGCCATCCACGGGGGCGCCACGCTCACCTGGAGCGACAGCGAGGGCCCGCATGCGGAACGGGTGCCGCTGGGCGAGAGTATGCGCCCCACGGTGCTGGTGCCCGGAGAGCGCCTGTCGACCTCGGCCGCACGCCAGGCGTTGCCCACACACGTTCCGCTGGTGGAGGCCACCTTCAACATCTCCCGGGCGGCCCTGCTCATCCTGGCCCTGGGCGGCAGACCTGAGCTCCTGCTGCCCGCCACTGCTGACCGCCTCCACCAGAGCCGGCGCGCCGGGGTCATGGCCCCCACCCTCGAAGCTGTGACCGCTCTTCGTGAAGCCGGATGGCCCGCCGTGGTCTCCGGCGCAGGCCCGTCGGTCCTGGTCTTTGAGGCACTCGACTCAGCCACCAGTGAGGCACTGAGTGCTCGCGGCTGGCGCGTGCTCCACCCGGATGTGGCGCGCCGCGGCGCGGAGATTGTCACGCTCTAG
- the rho gene encoding transcription termination factor Rho has product MTESVDAPQTAQSDGGSLTGKKLAELQAIAGRLGIKGTTRLRKADLIQRISQAQSAGGPAGTTTETSEAAALTETTTTPAEQPAAATDEQPAEAAPKKQRRSRRATAPAAAPEAATAAEQQEAPAPAEAAQEGQASSTGQAARSDQGADAKEALKRELAAASASSPSTAPEEGQTELSLDALSEAAARRRQGGENRRDDNRREDNRGRNSDRGEGGGRQNDRGGRHSDRNDREQGGQDDRGQGQRGRQSNQTNQAGPNNQDEQNRPFQGDDDPRSRRRDRGRNRKRRGRGPEGGPMDEPAEISEDEVLVPVAGILDVLDNYGFVRTSGYLPGDNDVYVTLNQVRKNGLRRGDAITGAVRQPGEGEQQSNQGGKKGGRQKFNALVRLDSVNGMSVEAAQRRPDFGKLTPLYPDEQLRLETTPKAITPRVIDLVAPIGKGQRGLIVAPPKAGKTIIMQQIANAIAVNNPDVHLMVVLVDERPEEVTDFARMVKGEVISSTFDRPASDHTMVAELAIERAKRLVELGQDVVVLLDGITRLGRAYNIAAPASGRILSGGVDASALYPPKRFFGAARNIEHGGSLTILATALVETGSRMDEVIFEEFKGTGNMELRLSRQLADKRIFPAVDANASGTRREELLMGSEEIKIMHKLRRVLGALDAQQASDILLSKLRETTSNAEFMMTVQKNTPSAKDAQSEDHAIR; this is encoded by the coding sequence GTGACCGAATCCGTCGACGCTCCCCAGACTGCACAGTCTGACGGGGGCTCGCTGACCGGCAAGAAGCTCGCCGAGTTGCAGGCCATCGCCGGCCGCCTCGGCATCAAGGGCACCACCCGCCTGCGCAAGGCCGACCTCATCCAGAGGATCAGCCAGGCCCAGTCGGCGGGCGGGCCTGCCGGCACCACCACCGAGACCTCGGAGGCCGCTGCGCTCACCGAGACCACCACGACTCCGGCGGAGCAGCCTGCAGCCGCCACCGATGAGCAGCCTGCAGAGGCTGCCCCCAAGAAGCAGCGTCGTTCCCGCCGGGCCACGGCGCCCGCGGCGGCGCCCGAGGCGGCAACTGCCGCCGAGCAGCAGGAGGCTCCGGCCCCGGCTGAGGCCGCGCAGGAGGGCCAGGCCAGCTCAACCGGGCAGGCCGCTCGCTCGGACCAGGGCGCGGACGCCAAGGAAGCGCTCAAGCGCGAACTCGCCGCCGCCTCGGCCTCATCGCCCTCGACCGCGCCGGAGGAAGGGCAGACCGAGCTCTCGCTGGACGCGCTGAGCGAGGCCGCTGCCCGCCGCCGTCAGGGTGGGGAGAACCGCCGGGACGACAACCGTCGCGAGGACAACCGGGGCCGCAACAGCGACCGCGGCGAGGGCGGTGGCCGGCAGAACGACCGTGGCGGACGTCATTCCGACCGCAATGACCGCGAGCAGGGCGGGCAGGACGACCGCGGCCAGGGCCAGCGCGGGCGCCAAAGCAACCAGACCAACCAGGCCGGCCCGAACAATCAGGACGAGCAGAACCGTCCGTTCCAGGGTGACGATGACCCCCGCTCGCGCCGCCGCGACCGCGGGCGGAACCGCAAGCGCCGCGGGCGAGGCCCCGAGGGCGGCCCGATGGACGAGCCGGCCGAGATCAGCGAGGACGAGGTCCTGGTGCCCGTGGCGGGCATCCTGGATGTGCTCGACAACTACGGGTTCGTGCGCACCTCCGGTTACCTCCCGGGCGACAACGACGTGTACGTCACGCTGAACCAGGTGCGCAAGAACGGTCTGCGCCGCGGCGATGCGATTACCGGCGCCGTCCGCCAGCCCGGTGAGGGCGAGCAGCAGTCCAACCAGGGTGGCAAGAAGGGCGGCCGGCAGAAGTTCAACGCCCTCGTTCGTCTCGACTCCGTCAACGGCATGAGCGTTGAGGCGGCCCAGCGTCGCCCCGACTTCGGCAAGCTGACCCCGCTCTACCCGGACGAGCAGCTCCGCCTCGAGACCACGCCGAAGGCCATCACCCCGCGTGTGATCGACCTCGTGGCCCCGATCGGCAAGGGCCAGCGCGGTCTGATCGTGGCTCCGCCGAAGGCCGGCAAGACGATCATCATGCAGCAGATCGCTAATGCGATCGCTGTGAACAACCCGGACGTGCACCTCATGGTGGTCCTGGTCGATGAGCGGCCCGAGGAAGTCACCGACTTCGCGCGCATGGTCAAGGGCGAGGTCATCTCCTCGACCTTTGATCGCCCCGCCTCGGATCACACCATGGTCGCCGAGCTCGCCATCGAGCGCGCCAAGCGCCTGGTCGAGCTCGGGCAGGACGTCGTCGTGCTGCTGGACGGCATCACCCGCCTGGGCCGTGCCTACAACATCGCCGCGCCGGCTTCCGGGCGCATCCTCTCCGGTGGTGTGGACGCCTCGGCGCTCTACCCGCCTAAGCGCTTCTTCGGCGCGGCCCGGAACATCGAGCACGGTGGTTCGCTGACCATCTTGGCCACCGCCCTGGTCGAGACCGGCTCGCGGATGGACGAGGTGATCTTCGAGGAGTTCAAGGGCACCGGCAACATGGAACTGCGCCTCTCGCGCCAGCTCGCGGACAAGCGCATCTTCCCCGCCGTGGACGCCAACGCCTCCGGTACCCGCCGCGAGGAGCTGCTCATGGGCTCCGAGGAGATCAAGATCATGCACAAGCTGCGCCGGGTGCTCGGAGCACTCGATGCCCAGCAGGCATCCGACATCTTGCTCTCCAAGCTGCGGGAGACGACGTCGAACGCCGAGTTCATGATGACCGTGCAGAAGAACACCCCCAGCGCCAAGGACGCCCAGTCCGAGGACCACGCCATCCGCTGA
- a CDS encoding homoserine dehydrogenase, with amino-acid sequence MSTDGVVTIGLLGCGTVGSQVVRMLSEHGDDWVARSGARLQLTGIAVRDASAERAPWVPRELLTEDAEAVIDHADIVVELIGGIEPARSYMLRALHAGGTVVTGNKALVAAHGPELHDAVQAGNGNLYYEAAVAGAIPVVYGLRESLAGDKITSVAGIVNGTTNYILDEMTTKGLGFEEALAAAQALGYAEADPTADVDGHDAAAKGAILASLAFHTRVGLDDVPTTGIRHITAADIAAARADGNVLKLLAVAQRTADGVSVQVRPTLVPQAHPLAAVRGAFNAVVVEAEAAGRLMFYGQGAGGAPTASAVLSDIVAAAGHVVRGSKAPRESAYAALPLLDPEHVPARAQVTVRLADEPGTLAAVAGIFGDQGVSIEAVRQPRVAGSPGADVIITTHTTTEAALARTVAGLEAEPTVDRVVSVTAVEGY; translated from the coding sequence TTGAGTACGGATGGCGTCGTCACTATCGGCCTCCTCGGCTGCGGGACCGTCGGCAGCCAGGTGGTGCGCATGCTCTCCGAGCACGGCGACGACTGGGTGGCCCGCTCCGGAGCACGGCTGCAGCTCACCGGCATCGCTGTGCGCGACGCCTCGGCCGAGCGTGCGCCCTGGGTGCCGCGGGAACTGCTCACCGAGGACGCCGAAGCCGTCATCGACCACGCCGACATCGTGGTCGAGCTCATCGGTGGCATCGAACCAGCCCGCTCTTACATGCTGCGTGCCCTGCACGCCGGCGGCACCGTGGTGACCGGCAATAAGGCGTTGGTCGCGGCCCACGGCCCTGAGCTGCACGACGCCGTTCAGGCAGGCAACGGCAACCTCTACTACGAGGCCGCCGTAGCCGGCGCCATCCCCGTGGTCTACGGCCTGCGTGAATCGCTCGCCGGCGACAAGATCACCTCCGTGGCCGGCATCGTGAACGGCACCACGAACTACATCCTCGATGAGATGACCACCAAGGGCCTCGGCTTCGAGGAGGCGCTCGCTGCCGCCCAGGCACTCGGCTACGCGGAAGCAGACCCCACTGCCGACGTCGACGGCCACGACGCCGCCGCCAAGGGTGCCATCCTCGCCTCCCTGGCCTTCCACACCCGCGTGGGCCTCGACGATGTCCCCACCACCGGTATTCGCCACATCACCGCCGCTGACATCGCGGCAGCGCGCGCCGACGGCAACGTGCTCAAGCTCCTCGCTGTTGCCCAGCGCACCGCAGACGGCGTCTCCGTCCAGGTCCGACCCACCCTGGTGCCCCAGGCGCATCCCCTTGCCGCCGTCCGTGGCGCCTTCAACGCGGTCGTGGTCGAAGCCGAGGCTGCCGGGCGCCTGATGTTCTATGGCCAGGGCGCCGGGGGAGCACCCACCGCCTCGGCCGTGCTCTCCGACATCGTGGCCGCCGCCGGGCACGTAGTCCGGGGCAGCAAGGCCCCCCGGGAGTCCGCCTACGCCGCGCTGCCGCTGCTCGACCCCGAACATGTGCCCGCCCGCGCGCAGGTCACTGTGCGCCTGGCCGATGAGCCGGGCACGCTGGCCGCCGTCGCCGGGATCTTCGGCGATCAGGGCGTCTCCATCGAGGCCGTGCGCCAGCCGCGTGTGGCCGGCTCACCGGGAGCAGACGTCATCATCACGACCCACACCACCACCGAGGCTGCCCTAGCACGCACCGTCGCCGGCCTCGAGGCCGAGCCGACGGTCGACCGGGTCGTCTCCGTCACCGCCGTGGAAGGATACTGA
- the prfA gene encoding peptide chain release factor 1, with the protein MTESTPEATPREAIAPLLDEHAEIEQALADPAVHADAGRARRLGRRYAELGRVVRAWNAQQDSAGDLAAGRELAETDPAFAEELPALEQAAAAAVENLRRVLVPSDPDDGRDAILEIKAGEGGEESALFAGDLLRMYLRFAERMGWSTQLLAATESDLGGYKDVAVAIKTKSAPSDPSEGVWAKLKYEGGVHRVQRVPVTESQGRIHTSAAGVLVLPEVDDPGEMEIDQNDLRIDVFRSSGPGGQSVNTTDSAVRITHLPTGIVVSMQNEKSQLQNREQAMRVLRARLLAARQEEADAAASEQRRSQVRTVDRSERIRTYNFPENRIVDHRTGFKAYNLDAVLDGDLGPVVTSAIEKDDAARLAEAGA; encoded by the coding sequence ATGACCGAGTCCACGCCCGAGGCCACGCCGCGCGAGGCGATCGCGCCCCTGCTGGATGAGCACGCCGAGATCGAGCAGGCACTGGCCGACCCGGCCGTGCACGCGGACGCCGGCAGGGCCCGCCGACTGGGTCGGAGATATGCCGAGCTCGGCCGGGTGGTGCGGGCCTGGAACGCCCAGCAAGACAGCGCAGGGGACCTCGCTGCCGGGCGGGAGCTTGCCGAGACGGATCCTGCCTTCGCCGAAGAACTACCCGCTCTGGAGCAGGCCGCAGCCGCCGCAGTGGAGAACCTGCGCCGCGTCCTCGTGCCCAGTGACCCCGATGACGGCCGGGACGCCATCCTGGAGATCAAGGCCGGGGAGGGCGGCGAGGAGTCTGCGCTCTTTGCCGGCGATCTGCTGCGCATGTACCTCCGCTTCGCCGAGCGCATGGGCTGGAGCACTCAGCTGCTGGCCGCCACTGAATCCGACCTCGGCGGCTACAAGGACGTTGCCGTCGCGATCAAGACCAAGAGCGCTCCCAGTGACCCCAGTGAGGGCGTGTGGGCAAAGCTGAAGTACGAGGGCGGCGTGCACCGCGTGCAGCGCGTGCCGGTCACCGAGTCGCAGGGCCGGATCCACACCTCCGCCGCCGGCGTGCTCGTCCTGCCCGAGGTGGACGATCCCGGTGAGATGGAGATCGACCAGAACGACCTACGCATCGACGTCTTTCGGTCCTCAGGCCCCGGGGGGCAATCGGTGAACACCACCGACTCCGCAGTGCGCATCACCCACCTCCCCACCGGGATCGTGGTGTCCATGCAGAATGAGAAGTCCCAGCTCCAGAACCGGGAGCAGGCCATGCGCGTGCTGCGCGCCCGCCTGCTCGCCGCCCGTCAGGAGGAGGCGGATGCGGCGGCGTCGGAGCAGCGCCGTTCCCAGGTGCGTACGGTCGACCGCTCCGAGCGCATCCGCACCTACAACTTCCCGGAGAACCGGATCGTCGACCACCGCACCGGCTTCAAGGCCTACAACCTCGATGCCGTCCTCGATGGCGACCTCGGACCGGTGGTGACCTCTGCCATCGAGAAGGACGATGCTGCTCGCCTCGCCGAGGCCGGCGCGTGA